One Ostrea edulis chromosome 2, xbOstEdul1.1, whole genome shotgun sequence genomic region harbors:
- the LOC125682246 gene encoding leucine-rich repeat-containing protein 74A-like, producing MQSSSKSAFISTGRSENVQIGSKSATLYLSSSSLKLHDKRCSSREAGSPVGTESKSQSPAPSETNTDKNTKLGTAPGRSTAYSRRSQTDEDIGREVSKLQPIREFTFTGYDIMADVEPEPRVEEEDLQPMKRLQAYLDSCSYLGITPVTYLSRQMSNRGLVMRNHSIGPQGARALAIALLNNDVITSLDLEDDGIEADGAKAIAEMLEVNHNIVDVNISENCIGASGTRAISKLMMTNQFIQSLDISGSNLVDTDAKLIADILNNNVILKELILSHNGFCEQGGYIIAQALTNNDTLRILDLSWNHLRGKGSIAIAASLQKNIGLRKLDIAWNGFAKNDAIVLGKSIKENTTLKELDISHNRLEKEGMGYLLQGIKDSDGLEILRLGGNFITPELAMITLTCIGQSESCRVHLLDLGNSEVEEDFLTLLDDIQATKSFNVVYGYVIKRENVRGRKGDGLDGNLDAVYELFKYMHDHNYRVIDLMKWLDRDGDMSVSRKEFKRGMMIAEVPLTEHQLDEMLDKLDMDGDGEVDFSELLIGERDFRRRLRRKQEREKAARKQKKELKELDKIILTSMMGKT from the exons ATGCAGAGCAGCAGTAAATCTGCCTTCATCTCCACTGGAAGGAGCGAGAATGTGCAGATAGGCAGTAAATCCGCCACTCTCTACCTCAGCTCCAGCTCGTTAAAACTCCATGACAAGAGATGTAGCAGTCGGGAGGCGGGGTCACCAGTCGGGACCGAAAGTAAGTCCCAGTCTCCGGCTCCATCCGAAACAAACACCGacaaaaacacaaaactcgGAACAGCGCCAGGACGGAGTACGGCATACTCAAGGCGATCTCAGACTGACGAGGACATTGGGAGAGAAGTATCCAAGCTCCAGCCAATTAGGGAGTTCACATTTACCGGATATGACATTATGGCTGATG TGGAGCCCGAACCTCGGGTAGAGGAGGAGGACTTGCAGCCCATGAAGCGGCTTCAGGCTTACCTAGACTCGTGTAGTTACCTAGGAATCACTCCAGTCACTTACCTCAGCAGACAAATGTCAAACAGGGGTCTGGTGATGAGGAATCACAGTATCGGACCACAGGGGGCACGGGCACTCGCTATAGCCCTACTG AATAATGACGTCATCACTAGTCTCGATTTGGAAGATGACGGGATAGAGGCTGATGGGGCTAAGGCCATAGCTGAAATGTTAGAAGTGAACCATAACATAGTCGATGTG AATATTTCTGAGAACTGTATTGGAGCAAGCGGGACACGTGCAATATCTAAGCTGATGATGACCAATCAGTTTATCCAATCTCTTGATATTTCCG GGAGTAACTTGGTAGACACCGATGCTAAACTCATCGCAGACATTTTAAAT AATAACGTAATACTAAAGGAACTGATATTAAGCCACAACGGATTCTGTGAACAAGGAGGATACATTATAGCACAGGCACTAA CTAATAACGACACTCTAAGAATTCTAGATTTAAGCTGGAATCATCTCCGGGGGAAGGGCTCTATAGCTATCGCCGCCAGTCTGCAG AAAAATATAGGGCTGAGAAAACTGGATATAGCCTGGAATGGATTTGCAAAGAACGACGCCATAGTTCTCGGGAAATCTATAAAGGAAAACACCACATTGAAGGAGCTAGACATTTCACATAATCGGCTGGAGAAAGAGGGTATGGGCTACCTCTTGCAGGGGATTAAAGACAGCGATGGACTGGAAATCCTCAGG TTGGGAGGGAACTTCATCACGCCGGAACTTGCCATGATCACTTTGACTTGTATTGGTCAGTCAGAGTCCTGCCGGGTCCATCTGCTAGATCTTGGA AACAGCGAGGTAGAAGAGGACTTCCTGACATTACTAGACGATATTCAAGCCACAAAGTCATTTAATGTCGTCTATGGTTACGTGATAAAACGAGAGAACGTACGGGGCCGGAAGGGGGATGGATTGGACGGAAATTTGGATGCTGTGTATGAGCTGTTCAAGTATATGCACGATCATAACTACCGGGTCATTGACCTGATGAAATGGCTGGACCGAGACGGCGACATGAGTGTCAGCAGAAAAGAATTTAAACGGGGAATGATG ATCGCAGAGGTTCCTCTGACAGAACACCAGCTGGACGAAATGCTGGACAAACTGGACATGGACGGCGACGGCGAGGTCGACTTCTC AGAGCTGTTAATTGGAGAGAGAGATTTCAGAAGACGTCTGAGAAGAAAACAGGAACGAGAGAAGGCAGCACGGAAACAGAAAAAGGAGCTGAAAGAACTAGACAAAATCATCCTGACGTCAATGATGGGCAAGACGtga